From the genome of Scytonema hofmannii PCC 7110, one region includes:
- a CDS encoding molybdenum cofactor biosynthesis protein MoaE: MNLVVTDRFATPIKPNAKDSFAINFAPLSLEEVYAKADDPANGAVVVMSGMVRNQTDGKPVVALEYQAYEPMALRVFYQIAADIRQQWSDVNRVVIHHRVGRLHIGEISVLVAVGCPHRSEAFEACRYAIDTLKHNAPIWKKEHWEDGSSSWVSIGACEH, from the coding sequence ATGAATTTAGTTGTAACAGATCGATTTGCGACTCCTATAAAACCAAACGCCAAAGACAGCTTTGCTATTAACTTTGCGCCATTGTCTCTGGAAGAAGTCTATGCTAAAGCAGACGATCCAGCCAATGGTGCAGTAGTAGTTATGAGCGGCATGGTTCGCAATCAAACCGATGGTAAACCCGTAGTCGCCCTAGAGTATCAAGCTTATGAACCTATGGCATTGCGCGTATTTTACCAAATTGCTGCTGATATTCGACAGCAATGGTCTGATGTTAATCGTGTTGTCATTCATCATCGCGTTGGTCGTTTACACATTGGTGAAATTAGCGTTCTAGTTGCGGTAGGTTGTCCCCATCGTTCCGAAGCATTTGAAGCCTGTCGTTACGCAATTGATACTCTCAAACATAATGCTCCTATTTGGAAGAAGGAACACTGGGAAGATGGTTCGAGTAGTTGGGTCAGTATTGGCGCGTGCGAACATTAA
- a CDS encoding ribbon-helix-helix domain-containing protein, producing MKKIEQAVGHNKSQRIIHLPPNRQGEQALNAFVNLKASKQLKQLALNLDSAVQKLVFEALNDLFIKCLNNQ from the coding sequence ATGAAGAAGATCGAGCAAGCTGTAGGACACAATAAGTCTCAACGGATTATTCACCTTCCTCCTAACCGCCAAGGAGAACAAGCATTGAATGCATTCGTCAACCTGAAGGCATCAAAGCAATTAAAACAGTTAGCATTAAACCTGGATAGCGCTGTCCAAAAACTGGTCTTTGAAGCGCTGAATGACTTGTTTATTAAGTGTTTAAACAACCAATAG
- a CDS encoding TPR end-of-group domain-containing protein, whose translation MLSDEQRRLLRRLKDALIEAFPNKHALEEMLFFEMGKSLDTIAGGNNLSEITFSLIKAAQAQGWLSDLVHAALASNSGNRNLQTVAMDFFASEVIPDNQNNLDNIKVIQLIQQFIKIINYLTPSLEESITFEKQHTTPELQQKLQEYTRRIELLKSLDFQLFFTADDYIKLGQAFHFEYRYEDALASYDKAITIQPDAYVAWFGRGKALKELQRNEEAIFSYDKAIEIKVDYYVAWVNKGGSLKRLQRYEEAIFCCDKAIKIKPDYSRAWYNRACYYALQGKGNIDLANKNLKQAIKLSSGTYRERAKIDPDFDAIRENEHFKKMINE comes from the coding sequence ATGCTATCCGATGAGCAACGGCGTCTGTTAAGGAGACTCAAAGATGCTTTAATTGAGGCTTTTCCTAATAAACACGCACTAGAGGAAATGTTATTTTTTGAGATGGGGAAGAGCTTGGATACAATCGCAGGAGGTAATAATTTAAGTGAAATTACATTCAGTTTAATAAAAGCTGCACAAGCTCAGGGATGGCTTAGTGACTTGGTTCATGCTGCACTCGCATCCAACTCCGGAAATCGAAACTTGCAGACTGTTGCTATGGATTTTTTTGCATCAGAAGTAATTCCAGATAATCAAAATAATTTAGATAATATAAAGGTTATTCAACTTATTCAACAATTTATTAAAATCATAAATTACTTGACTCCCTCATTAGAAGAGTCTATTACATTTGAAAAACAACACACTACTCCTGAACTCCAGCAAAAACTTCAAGAATATACAAGAAGAATTGAGTTATTAAAGTCTTTAGATTTTCAACTTTTTTTTACAGCCGATGATTACATTAAACTTGGACAGGCTTTTCACTTTGAGTATCGCTATGAGGATGCACTAGCTTCATATGATAAAGCTATTACAATTCAGCCAGATGCCTATGTTGCTTGGTTTGGTAGAGGTAAGGCTTTGAAAGAGTTACAACGTAACGAGGAAGCAATTTTTTCGTATGACAAGGCTATTGAAATAAAGGTAGACTACTATGTAGCTTGGGTAAATAAAGGTGGTTCACTTAAGAGATTACAACGTTACGAGGAAGCAATTTTTTGTTGTGACAAAGCCATTAAGATCAAACCGGACTACTCTAGGGCTTGGTACAATAGAGCATGTTACTATGCATTGCAAGGCAAAGGCAATATTGATTTGGCTAATAAAAATTTAAAACAGGCAATTAAGCTCAGTTCAGGAACATATAGAGAAAGGGCAAAAATTGACCCAGACTTTGATGCAATTCGAGAAAACGAGCATTTTAAGAAAATGATTAATGAATAG
- a CDS encoding DICT sensory domain-containing protein, with amino-acid sequence MKTSNSLLHDLLQAVPNLRCQVYFKSSLTALSHAMEDLVLVGIDKPLVIANFQQESYYLQETRRYQRIAQRTDQVYVLAAPEANFREISDPLVTIPFHPEDAMSQEWHLVIIGQKYSACIVCQEYASPVDGSSLDQARQFKGVWTFDREVSVSAANLLMERILNYRPDLAGKVEVARQRYCLTQVNSERTAENRVLEIDARLFTDRLVTYLQNSQYKQLKAYRTITKKERQERLINTISTAIRQSLNPEEIFAVTVKELSQVFSPCRCLLYPYHPTEKPTPIEYEALADGLASLKGQIWSLGKYPLFQPILSQDKAVAIADTTQDLGIQTYPDLSKQLQAFGIRSCLVVSIRYHQKWLGILELHHCGLEPLIWNDSDRVLVEAIATQVAVGLIQAQAYSNLETLNHQLAALERTQSNLIAIIGHELRTPLSTIQVCLDSIANEPDMPLEFQQTMLQTALADSERMRRLIQDFLTLSRLEGGWLNWHIEPVSIQTCLDLVISSLRRTQADKTLPSIFLELPSDLPLVLADGDGLTEVLNKLLDNACKFTDSEGKVTICAQVLDVEESGTQGKEKKSQMLEVIIVDTGRGIEPNQLEAIFARFYQEEGFMQRSIGGTGLGLAICRQIVEQLGGKIWAVSPGKEQGAEFHFTLPVAEGV; translated from the coding sequence ATGAAGACTTCAAATTCCTTACTGCACGATTTACTCCAGGCTGTACCAAATTTACGGTGTCAAGTTTATTTCAAATCTTCCTTGACCGCGCTTTCTCATGCAATGGAAGACTTGGTATTGGTAGGAATTGATAAGCCTCTAGTGATTGCTAATTTTCAGCAAGAGAGTTATTACCTTCAAGAAACCCGCCGCTACCAGCGAATTGCTCAGCGTACAGACCAAGTTTATGTCCTCGCTGCACCGGAAGCTAATTTTAGGGAGATTTCAGATCCATTGGTGACAATTCCCTTCCATCCTGAAGATGCGATGTCACAAGAATGGCATCTTGTAATTATCGGACAGAAATATAGCGCTTGCATCGTTTGTCAAGAATACGCTTCCCCTGTGGATGGTTCATCCTTAGATCAAGCAAGACAATTTAAAGGGGTTTGGACATTTGACCGTGAAGTGAGTGTTTCTGCGGCTAACCTCTTAATGGAAAGGATTTTGAACTACAGACCAGACTTGGCTGGTAAAGTTGAAGTAGCACGGCAACGCTACTGTTTGACTCAAGTTAACTCAGAGCGAACCGCAGAAAATCGGGTACTGGAAATTGATGCACGATTGTTTACAGACCGATTGGTGACTTATTTACAAAACAGCCAATACAAGCAACTCAAAGCTTACCGCACTATTACAAAGAAGGAACGTCAGGAACGCCTCATTAACACAATTAGCACTGCTATTCGTCAATCGCTCAATCCAGAAGAGATTTTTGCAGTGACGGTGAAGGAACTCAGTCAAGTTTTCAGCCCCTGTCGCTGTCTGCTTTACCCCTATCATCCCACAGAAAAACCGACACCAATTGAATATGAAGCATTAGCTGATGGGTTAGCTTCATTAAAGGGACAAATTTGGTCTTTAGGAAAGTATCCCCTGTTTCAGCCGATTTTATCTCAAGATAAAGCAGTTGCGATCGCTGACACAACCCAAGATTTGGGCATTCAAACATATCCGGATTTGAGCAAGCAACTTCAAGCCTTTGGCATCAGGTCGTGTCTTGTTGTGTCCATTCGCTATCATCAAAAGTGGTTGGGAATTTTAGAGCTGCACCACTGCGGTCTAGAACCACTGATTTGGAATGATTCTGACCGGGTATTGGTAGAAGCGATCGCAACTCAAGTCGCAGTTGGCCTCATACAAGCTCAAGCATACAGCAATTTAGAAACGTTGAATCACCAACTTGCGGCATTAGAAAGAACTCAAAGTAACTTAATTGCGATCATCGGGCATGAATTGCGAACTCCCCTATCAACCATCCAAGTGTGCTTGGACAGTATAGCTAACGAACCAGATATGCCACTCGAATTTCAACAAACCATGTTGCAAACCGCCCTTGCTGATTCAGAACGGATGCGGCGGCTGATTCAAGATTTTCTTACTCTTTCTCGTTTAGAAGGGGGTTGGCTTAACTGGCATATCGAACCAGTTTCCATCCAAACCTGTTTGGACTTAGTGATTAGCAGCTTGAGAAGAACCCAAGCAGATAAAACTTTACCATCTATTTTTCTAGAATTGCCTTCTGATTTACCCCTAGTGCTTGCTGATGGCGATGGGTTAACGGAAGTTTTGAATAAACTTTTAGACAATGCTTGTAAATTTACCGATTCTGAAGGAAAAGTAACAATTTGCGCTCAAGTTCTCGATGTAGAAGAGAGTGGGACTCAAGGCAAGGAAAAAAAATCTCAGATGTTAGAAGTTATTATTGTAGACACGGGACGCGGCATAGAGCCAAATCAATTAGAAGCCATTTTTGCGCGTTTTTATCAAGAAGAAGGGTTTATGCAACGTTCCATCGGTGGAACCGGATTGGGTTTGGCAATTTGCCGCCAAATCGTTGAACAATTAGGCGGCAAAATTTGGGCAGTTTCTCCAGGAAAAGAACAAGGTGCAGAATTTCACTTTACATTACCTGTAGCAGAAGGTGTTTAA
- a CDS encoding pentapeptide repeat-containing protein gives MDANELITHYKAGNRDFLQVSLQRAHLSEFCLTGINLSRSDLTGATLSATNLRGAILSEANLAEANLWRADLTEALMIWANLHKANLIRANFCKADLHQAVLTRADLRLADLSFADLSNTNLEGADLRYANLSSANLAGANLSKANLTGAKLSQADLYNVNLTKAILLRTDLCDADLNSMTVALTSYS, from the coding sequence ATGGATGCTAATGAACTCATAACACACTACAAGGCAGGCAATAGAGATTTTTTACAGGTGTCCTTGCAACGAGCTCACCTAAGCGAATTCTGTCTGACTGGAATTAATCTTAGTCGGTCAGACCTCACTGGCGCGACGCTATCAGCAACGAATCTACGCGGAGCAATTTTGAGCGAAGCCAATCTAGCGGAAGCAAATTTGTGGAGGGCAGACTTAACTGAAGCTTTGATGATTTGGGCGAATTTACATAAAGCTAATTTAATTCGTGCAAATTTTTGTAAAGCGGACTTACATCAGGCTGTGCTGACTAGGGCAGATTTGCGGTTAGCCGATTTAAGTTTTGCTGACCTCAGTAACACCAACTTAGAAGGTGCAGATTTACGCTATGCTAACTTAAGCAGTGCAAATCTGGCAGGTGCCAACCTCAGTAAAGCAAACCTAACGGGTGCAAAATTGAGTCAGGCGGACTTGTATAACGTAAACTTGACAAAAGCCATATTGTTAAGAACTGATCTGTGTGATGCTGACCTCAATTCGATGACAGTGGCACTGACCAGTTACTCATAA
- a CDS encoding DUF4212 domain-containing protein: MDKEKSRAYWRANTALIRNLLIVWASVSLGFSILLVQPLNTIRFFGVPFGFWMAQQGSILIFVLLIFIYAFQMDKLDRKYNIKR; the protein is encoded by the coding sequence ATGGATAAAGAAAAGAGTCGCGCATACTGGCGTGCCAATACTGCTTTAATCCGCAATCTTTTAATAGTGTGGGCGTCGGTATCCCTTGGTTTTAGTATCTTGCTGGTACAACCATTGAATACAATACGTTTCTTTGGTGTACCTTTCGGCTTTTGGATGGCACAGCAAGGTTCAATCCTGATTTTTGTGCTGTTGATTTTCATTTATGCTTTTCAAATGGATAAGCTCGATCGCAAATACAACATCAAAAGGTGA
- a CDS encoding sodium:solute symporter family protein, with amino-acid sequence MSVEVWTIIIVGLSFLLYLYIGWQSRVTDSKGFFVADQGVPSIANGAATAADWMSAASFISMAGLISFLGYDGSIYLMGWTGGYVLLALLLAPYLRKFGKYTVPDFVGDRYYSNMARLVAVVAAIFVSFTYVAGQMRGVGIVFSRFLQVDINTGVIIGMVIVGFFSVLGGMKGITWTQVAQYGILIVAYLIPAIAIAMLLTGNPIPQFAFTFSDIASKLNQLQVELGFKEYTQAFVNKSAIDVLFITIALMVGTAGLPHVIVRFYTVPDVRAARFSAGWALLFIAILYTTAPALSMFARYNLINTLHNNTIEQVRQLDWVNKWEKTKLLSFEDKNGDGRLQLTPQKDKTEITIDPDIIVLSTPEVAKLAPWVIALVAAGGLAAALSTASGLLLVISSSIAHDVYYRIVDPQASEQKRLFVGRIMVGLSLVLAGYFGVNPPGFVGQVVAFAFGLAASSFFPVIILGIFDKRTNKEGAIAGMLTGLIFTIVYIVGVKFVGMPAWFFGVSAEGIGTLGMIINLIVTLVVSRLTPPPPMEIQELVEDLRRPDIGEEQGVRTVH; translated from the coding sequence GTGTCAGTTGAAGTTTGGACGATTATAATAGTCGGGCTTTCGTTCCTGCTCTATCTTTACATTGGATGGCAATCACGAGTTACGGATAGTAAAGGCTTTTTTGTCGCAGATCAAGGAGTTCCTTCAATCGCTAATGGTGCGGCGACAGCGGCTGACTGGATGTCCGCAGCTTCGTTTATTTCAATGGCGGGTCTTATTAGTTTTCTGGGCTATGACGGCTCTATTTATCTCATGGGTTGGACAGGAGGTTATGTGCTGCTGGCATTGCTGTTAGCACCATATCTTCGGAAGTTTGGTAAGTATACAGTACCTGATTTTGTGGGCGATCGCTACTACTCCAATATGGCTCGTTTGGTAGCAGTTGTCGCAGCCATATTTGTCTCCTTCACTTATGTAGCCGGACAAATGCGAGGAGTGGGCATTGTATTTAGCCGCTTTCTGCAGGTAGATATCAATACAGGTGTCATCATTGGTATGGTGATTGTGGGATTTTTCTCCGTGTTGGGTGGTATGAAAGGCATCACCTGGACGCAGGTCGCACAGTACGGCATCTTGATTGTTGCTTACTTGATTCCAGCGATCGCAATTGCTATGTTACTGACAGGTAATCCAATTCCCCAGTTTGCGTTTACCTTCAGTGATATTGCCAGTAAACTCAATCAACTCCAGGTTGAACTTGGGTTTAAGGAGTATACCCAGGCATTTGTGAACAAGTCCGCGATCGACGTACTATTCATTACCATCGCACTGATGGTAGGAACTGCTGGTTTACCCCATGTGATAGTCCGTTTTTATACAGTTCCTGATGTGCGAGCGGCTAGATTTTCCGCAGGTTGGGCGCTGTTGTTCATTGCTATTCTTTATACCACTGCGCCCGCCCTCTCCATGTTTGCCCGTTACAATCTCATCAATACCCTGCACAATAATACAATTGAGCAAGTGCGGCAGTTAGACTGGGTAAACAAATGGGAAAAGACAAAACTCCTGTCTTTTGAGGATAAAAACGGTGATGGGCGTCTTCAGTTAACTCCACAAAAAGACAAAACCGAAATTACAATTGACCCAGACATTATTGTGCTATCCACCCCAGAAGTTGCGAAACTTGCGCCTTGGGTGATTGCTCTTGTAGCCGCAGGTGGGTTAGCAGCTGCGTTATCCACAGCATCAGGGTTGTTGCTGGTTATTTCCAGTTCAATTGCTCACGATGTCTACTATCGTATAGTCGATCCGCAAGCCTCAGAACAGAAACGATTATTTGTTGGACGCATAATGGTAGGATTGTCCCTCGTCCTTGCTGGGTATTTTGGGGTAAATCCGCCAGGATTTGTAGGTCAAGTCGTAGCTTTCGCTTTTGGCTTAGCCGCCTCTAGCTTTTTCCCGGTCATTATCCTGGGCATTTTCGACAAGCGAACTAACAAAGAAGGCGCAATTGCAGGTATGCTAACGGGTTTAATTTTCACCATAGTATACATTGTAGGCGTTAAGTTTGTCGGTATGCCAGCTTGGTTCTTTGGAGTTTCTGCTGAAGGAATTGGCACTCTAGGTATGATTATCAACTTGATTGTCACTCTTGTGGTATCTCGCTTGACTCCTCCACCACCTATGGAAATTCAAGAACTGGTAGAAGATTTACGTCGTCCGGATATTGGTGAGGAACAAGGAGTTAGGACTGTGCATTAA
- a CDS encoding argininosuccinate synthase codes for MGRAKKVVLAYSGGVDTSVCIPYLKHEWGVEEVIALAADLGQGDELDPVREKALKSGASESLVADVKESFVKDYAFPAIQANAIYENRYPLATALARPLIVKVLIETAVKYGADAIAHGCTGKGNDQVRFDVSSAALNPNLKILAPAREWGMSREETIAYGERYGIPAPVKKSSPYSIDRNLLGRSIEAGVLEDPNVEPLEEIYAMTKAIADTPNEPEYVEIGFTRGIPTAINGEPKNPVELIEQLNQIVGNHGVGRIDMIENRLVGIKSREIYEAPAMTVLIQAHRDLESLTLTADVTHYKRGIEDTYSQLVYNGLWYSPLKTALDAFIQKTQERVSGTVRVKLFKGNATIVGRNSKNTLYTPDLATYGADDKFDHKAAEGFVYVWGLPTRIWAQGSKE; via the coding sequence ATGGGGCGCGCAAAAAAGGTTGTTTTGGCATATTCTGGTGGAGTTGATACTTCCGTATGCATTCCCTACCTAAAGCATGAGTGGGGAGTGGAAGAGGTGATTGCTTTAGCCGCAGATCTAGGACAGGGTGATGAATTAGATCCGGTAAGAGAAAAAGCGCTGAAATCGGGTGCAAGTGAGTCTTTGGTGGCAGATGTTAAAGAGAGTTTTGTCAAAGATTACGCTTTTCCAGCCATTCAAGCGAATGCAATCTATGAAAATCGCTATCCCCTGGCAACTGCCCTCGCCCGTCCGTTGATTGTTAAGGTTTTAATAGAGACTGCAGTAAAATACGGAGCTGATGCGATCGCACACGGTTGCACGGGTAAAGGTAACGACCAGGTGCGCTTTGATGTTTCTAGCGCTGCTCTTAACCCCAATCTTAAGATACTGGCACCAGCAAGAGAATGGGGAATGAGCCGTGAGGAAACTATTGCTTATGGAGAAAGATATGGTATTCCCGCACCAGTGAAAAAATCTTCACCCTACAGCATAGACCGTAACTTGCTGGGAAGAAGTATAGAAGCAGGTGTTTTGGAAGATCCTAATGTGGAACCACTAGAAGAAATTTACGCGATGACTAAGGCAATAGCCGATACTCCTAACGAGCCAGAGTATGTTGAAATAGGTTTTACTAGGGGTATACCTACCGCAATCAATGGTGAACCTAAAAACCCAGTTGAGCTGATCGAACAACTTAACCAGATAGTGGGAAATCACGGTGTTGGACGCATTGACATGATAGAAAATCGCTTGGTAGGTATCAAATCGCGAGAAATATACGAAGCTCCTGCTATGACCGTGTTAATTCAAGCACATAGGGATTTAGAGAGCTTAACTTTAACTGCAGATGTGACTCACTACAAGCGTGGTATTGAAGACACATACAGCCAATTGGTTTACAACGGACTGTGGTACAGCCCACTCAAAACTGCCTTAGATGCCTTCATTCAAAAGACACAAGAGCGAGTTTCTGGAACTGTACGGGTAAAACTTTTTAAAGGCAATGCCACCATTGTTGGGCGGAATTCTAAGAATACCCTTTATACTCCCGATTTGGCAACCTATGGTGCTGACGATAAATTTGACCACAAGGCAGCTGAAGGCTTCGTTTACGTTTGGGGGCTTCCAACACGTATTTGGGCGCAGGGCAGTAAGGAGTAG
- a CDS encoding DUF29 domain-containing protein has protein sequence MYTPDLYQIDFYAWTQEQISLLKAQRWEQLDTINLVEEIETLGRKERQELRNRLGILLGHLLKWQFQSEKRSNSWLGTIREQRVQIKLLLEDSPSLKPYLEEVFLVAYELGLALAIRETQLGEQVFPEVCPYTPEQVINPKFLPEAN, from the coding sequence ATGTATACCCCTGACCTCTATCAAATAGATTTCTATGCCTGGACTCAAGAACAAATCAGCTTGCTCAAAGCTCAGCGATGGGAGCAATTAGATACGATAAACTTGGTAGAGGAAATTGAGACTTTGGGTAGGAAAGAGCGGCAAGAGTTAAGAAATCGACTGGGAATTTTGCTAGGGCATCTATTAAAGTGGCAATTCCAATCGGAAAAACGTAGTAATAGTTGGTTGGGCACAATCAGAGAGCAGCGTGTTCAAATCAAACTGCTTTTGGAAGATAGCCCCAGTTTGAAACCTTATTTAGAAGAGGTCTTCCTTGTTGCTTATGAACTGGGTCTAGCTTTAGCAATTCGAGAAACGCAATTGGGTGAACAGGTTTTTCCAGAAGTGTGTCCCTACACTCCAGAACAAGTTATAAATCCTAAATTCTTACCAGAGGCAAATTAG
- the codA gene encoding cytosine deaminase: MRTALEEHDLSKKERIPPLESGDRLTDWEYDLLVRSGKLVGLPEELVDIGIKDGHISAIASHLTGSTEVELDAQGQLVSPPFVESHIHLDSVLTAGEPRWNESGTLFEGIQIWGERKQNLSLEDVKTRAVAMLKQQAARGILYVRTHADVSEPQLIALQALLEVREEVKDWMTLQVVAFPQDGIYSKPENEALLEEALKMGADAVGGIPHYELTREDGVRSVHRIFELAQQYDRLIDIHCDEIDDDQSRFLEVVAACAIRSGVGARVTASHTTAFGSYNNAYAFKLMGFLQQAQINFIANPLINITLQGRTDTYPKRRGVTRVKELWQQKLNVSFGHDCVQDPWYSLGTGSMLDVAHMGVHVCQMTGVPEINACYDMVTINGAKTLYIESEYGVEVGKKASLIVLDAGDRYDAIRRRTFPSYVISKGKLLTRTTPTVTEWIGKN, translated from the coding sequence ATGAGGACAGCTTTAGAGGAGCATGACCTAAGCAAGAAAGAACGTATACCACCTTTAGAAAGTGGAGATAGACTAACGGACTGGGAATACGATTTATTAGTGCGTAGCGGTAAATTAGTTGGATTACCAGAAGAACTGGTCGATATTGGGATTAAAGACGGTCACATTAGTGCGATCGCATCTCATCTCACCGGCTCGACAGAAGTAGAACTTGATGCTCAAGGACAATTAGTATCGCCTCCATTTGTAGAGTCACACATTCATTTAGACTCAGTACTGACTGCGGGGGAACCGCGTTGGAATGAAAGCGGTACCTTATTTGAAGGTATTCAAATTTGGGGAGAGCGCAAGCAAAATCTTTCATTAGAAGATGTCAAAACCCGTGCAGTTGCCATGCTCAAACAACAAGCAGCACGGGGAATTTTATATGTCCGTACTCATGCTGATGTCAGCGAACCACAACTCATTGCCCTACAAGCGCTTTTAGAAGTCAGAGAGGAAGTCAAAGACTGGATGACTTTGCAGGTAGTGGCATTTCCCCAAGATGGTATTTATTCTAAACCAGAAAACGAAGCCCTTTTGGAAGAAGCTTTAAAAATGGGTGCTGATGCTGTTGGTGGAATACCGCACTATGAATTGACCCGCGAAGATGGAGTGCGATCGGTACATCGTATATTTGAGTTAGCGCAGCAATACGATCGCTTAATTGACATTCACTGTGACGAAATTGATGACGACCAATCGAGATTTCTAGAAGTCGTTGCTGCTTGCGCTATTCGCAGTGGCGTAGGTGCGCGAGTCACCGCCAGCCATACAACAGCATTTGGTTCTTACAATAATGCCTATGCTTTCAAGTTAATGGGTTTTCTGCAACAAGCTCAAATTAACTTTATTGCCAATCCTCTCATTAATATTACACTCCAAGGTCGAACTGATACTTATCCAAAACGGAGAGGTGTCACCAGAGTGAAAGAACTTTGGCAACAAAAGCTCAACGTAAGTTTTGGTCATGATTGCGTTCAAGACCCTTGGTACAGCTTGGGTACGGGTAGTATGTTAGATGTAGCTCACATGGGAGTGCATGTTTGTCAAATGACAGGAGTGCCTGAAATTAATGCGTGTTACGACATGGTCACCATAAATGGAGCAAAAACACTGTATATAGAAAGTGAGTATGGGGTAGAAGTTGGCAAAAAAGCTTCGCTGATAGTTTTAGATGCAGGCGATCGTTATGATGCTATTCGCCGTCGCACTTTTCCGAGCTATGTCATTTCTAAAGGAAAATTATTAACTCGTACAACACCTACAGTAACGGAGTGGATTGGTAAAAATTAG
- a CDS encoding metallo-dependent phosphatase → MSKWAILSGIEGNLAAYEAVIADIKRQSRWIEALYIIGDVVGPTNVSEQLVERVRHPRSGELEPLVCKGWWEEQCLILHGLGGTGEPTELMAKYGGDTVKLLWDCVSRQTVQWIRTLDFGFFELDCLLIHGTTVSVDEELTPETPPIQMLDRLLRMQANNLFCGRSGLAFEYQLQSGSITTEVTTLVSQSSQTTNINSRQVIGVGNVGRTFGEATYTLYNPSTNQVEFKSVRYGISKGFGINKIKASSN, encoded by the coding sequence ATGAGTAAGTGGGCGATTTTGAGTGGAATTGAGGGAAATTTGGCGGCTTATGAGGCTGTGATAGCAGATATTAAGCGTCAAAGTCGTTGGATAGAGGCATTGTATATTATCGGTGATGTGGTAGGACCCACAAATGTTTCCGAACAACTGGTAGAACGGGTGCGTCATCCGAGGAGTGGAGAATTAGAACCTTTGGTTTGTAAAGGATGGTGGGAGGAACAGTGTTTGATTTTGCACGGTCTTGGTGGGACAGGGGAACCAACTGAGTTAATGGCGAAATATGGAGGGGACACGGTTAAGTTACTGTGGGATTGTGTCTCCCGTCAAACCGTGCAATGGATAAGGACGCTTGATTTTGGTTTTTTTGAGTTAGATTGTTTGTTAATTCACGGTACAACAGTTTCTGTTGACGAGGAACTAACTCCGGAAACTCCTCCCATTCAAATGCTAGATAGATTGTTACGGATGCAAGCTAACAACTTGTTTTGTGGTCGTTCTGGTTTGGCTTTTGAGTATCAATTACAATCAGGTTCTATTACGACAGAAGTGACGACTCTCGTAAGCCAATCTTCCCAAACTACCAATATCAACTCACGTCAAGTTATTGGTGTAGGGAATGTGGGACGCACTTTTGGAGAAGCTACTTATACCCTCTATAACCCTAGTACAAACCAAGTAGAATTCAAAAGCGTTCGCTATGGAATAAGTAAGGGGTTTGGGATCAACAAAATCAAAGCTAGTTCAAATTAA